A stretch of Telopea speciosissima isolate NSW1024214 ecotype Mountain lineage chromosome 11, Tspe_v1, whole genome shotgun sequence DNA encodes these proteins:
- the LOC122646702 gene encoding F-box/LRR-repeat protein 4-like, with translation MAKLEHTDEISGICINEVLTDDELRSILSKLQDDKDKECFGLVCKKWLHLQSTERRKVCARAGPLMLQKMATRFTRLVELDLSQSVSRSFYPGVTDSDLAVVAAGFSCLQVLSLRNCKGITDAGMVALGNGLSCLQSLDVSYCRKLTDTGLTAIAEGCGSLRSLHLMGCRYITDGLLTALSKNCHKLEELGLEGCTNITDSGLTSLVDGCHHIKVLDVNKCSNVGDIGVTSVSKACSSLRTLKLLDCYEVGDDSIFSLTQCCKNLETLVVGGCRNITNESIKSLASAYCGNLKNLRMDWCLNLSDSSLSSVLSQCKNLEALDIGCCEKVSDTAFQVLGSGGQDMSLKILKISNCPKITVLGISMLLESCKMLEYLDVRSCPLVTKVVCEQAGLRFPECCKVNFTGSLSEPDVVI, from the exons ATGGCGAAGCTTGAGCATACTGATGAAATCAGCGGCATTTGTATCAACGAAGTCCTCACAGACGATGAACTACGATCGATTCTGTCCAAGTTACAGGACGATAAGGATAAGGAGTGTTTCGGATTGGTCTGTAAGAAATGGCTTCATTTACAGAGTACGGAGAGGAGGAAGGTCTGTGCTCGTGCGGGTCCCTTGATGCTTCAGAAAATGGCGACTAGGTTCACTCGTCTTGTCGAATTAGATCTCTCGCAGTCTGTCTCTCGGTCGTTCTATCCGGGAGTAACTGATTCTGATCTCGCCGTTGTCGCTGCTGGTTTTAGTTGCTTGCAGGTTTTAAGTCTACGGAACTGTAAAG GTATTACAGATGCTGGAATGGTGGCACTCGGAAATGGCCTTTCCTGTTTACAATCATTGGATGTCTCGTATTGCAGAAAGTTGACAGACACTGGACTGACAGCCATTGCTGAGGGCTGTGGCAGCTTGAGAAGTTTGCATCTTATGGGTTGTAGATACATTACTGATGGACTATTAACAGCCCTTTCCAAGAATTGTCATAAGCTAGAAGAGTTGGGACTAGAAGGATGCACCAACATAACTGACTCAGGTCTCACAAGCCTAGTTGATGGTTGTCATCATATCAAGGTTTTAGACGTCAACAAATGCAGCAACGTTGGAGATATTGGGGTTACTAGTGTATCCAAAGCTTGTTCTTCTCTGAGGACTTTAAAGTTGCTGGATTGCTACGAAGTTGGAGATGATTCTATATTTTCCTTGACTCAGTGCTGCAAGAATCTTGAGACTCTTGTTGTTGGGGGCTGTAGGAACATTACCAATGAATCTATTAAGAGCCTTGCATCTGCTTATTGTGGTAATCTGAAGAACTTGCGGATGGATTGGTGTCTGAATCTTTCTGATTCTTCCCTGAGCAGTGTACTCTCCCAATGTAAAAATCTAGAGGCCCTTGATATTGGGTGCTGTGAGAAGGTGTCAGATACAGCTTTTCAGGTGTTGGGGAGTGGGGGTCAGGACATgtctttgaaaattttgaagatcAGTAACTGTCCGAAAATTACTGTTTTGGGGATAAGTATGCTTTTAGAGTCATGCAAAATGCTGGAGTATCTTGATGTGAGGTCTTGCCCACTTGTTACAAAGGTGGTTTGTGAGCAGGCTGGGTTGAGGTTTCCGGAATGCTGTAAAGTGAATTTCACAGGGAGCTTATCTGAGCCAGACGTGGTTATTTGA